The Candidatus Zixiibacteriota bacterium genome includes the window TGGGAATGACGCGGGCAGTGTGGGAATGACGCGGGCAGTGTTGGGAATGACATCATTATAGCATTCGCCTAAGGCGGACAAAAGGCCGAACAGTAGTGATTTCATAATAAGATGAATTAATCTAATACAATATATTTAAATGACGACTTAATTAATAGAAGTTTATTGCAAGTAATTGTTTTTTGGCAGGGAACCGCTAATATCATAACACAAGGAAGTATGATAATGGCAATTGCTTTAAGTCCATTTCAAAAGCAAGCGGTAGTTAGCGATAATAAAATTAATCTCGCTTTAAAAGAAGCGTTAAAAAATCCATTAAAAAATGCCGATATTATTGCCGATTTAACCCAATTTAGATATGATTGCGATATACTAATCAAGGTATCAGAAAATGACAGCATAACAGCTGTTTGCTATTATAAGGATTTGCCATATAACAATATCAATATTCTTCCCGGAAACATCGATGATATTAAATTATTAGTTGCTCAATTAACTCAAAAATATCCAAATTTACTAAACCAGCCGGTTTTCGGTTTATATGACAGCGCTGTTGCCGGGATTATCGAAAACTTTTATCAAATTACCCAAAAAACACCTGAGATTAAAATGACACTTTCAAATACTGATATTCCGGAGATGCTTTTTGATGCCTCCAAATACAAACTTGAACAACTCACCACTCAGGACGTTGTGCAAATTTCATATCTTTTCAGTTTAATTCCCTCTATGGCATGGACTCCAAAAGCCTTGAGTTTTGGACCTTATTACGGCGCCTTTTATAATAACAATTTAGTATGTATTGCCGGTGTTCATTTCGCTGTAAATGGAGTTACGGAAGTTGGAAATATAGTTACGCATTTCAAACATCGACGTCAGAACCTTGCTTACTGTTGTACAAAAGCCGTAATCGAAAAAGTGAAAGAGACATGCAGCAATATTTTTCTTTGTGTATTTGCCAGCGAAACCTCTGCCATTAGACTATATGAGAAAATGGGGTTTGAAAAAATCGAGGATTTAATCCTGGTTCAATATTATTTGAAATGATTATTAGCTTCCTTATCTTGAATTACTACTATTCAACCTTTTGTAATATATAAAAACCGATGTTGCTTCCTCGCCACGGCATGGGAAATATAATGCAGGAAAAATCACAAGATTTGTCTTAAGGGCAAGTTGTATCTAAAATCCAAATCTATTTTCTTAGGAATGACATCAGGTATAGCATCCGCCTAAGGCGGACAAAAAGTGATCGCGATTAGAACAACGGCGGTCAGAAGAACCGGCAATCTGTGTTTTAAAACGAAAGCGATAATAGGACGATACAAGGCGATTGTAACTCTTGAAATCGGATTGACTGATTCGGAGATTGCCTTCCCCTTGATTAATATAACCGTTAAAGCAGGGATAACCGTAATCGAAATAAACGCCGAAGCTGCCATGGCAAATGTTTTGGTAAATGCCAATGGTTTAAATAACCTGCCCGATTGTCCCTGCAGCACTAAAACCGGAAGAAACGAGATAGTGATAATTAAAAGCGAGAAAAACAAAGCCGGACCAACCTCTTTGGCTGAATCAATAATTATCTGTATTCTATCTTTTTTCCCGCCATCACGTTCCGAGATGCTTGTGAGCGTTTTCTATCATTACCACCAAGGCGACGACCATTACCCCGATAGCGATAGCGATACCGCCTAACGACATAATGTTGGCGTTGATGCCAAGTAAATGCATTAGCAGGACTGATATCAGAACACCAGCGGGAAGAGTGAACACCGCAATCAGGGTCGAACGTACGTAAATCAAGAAAAGCAAGGTAATAATCATGACCGCCAGAATTTCCTTAAGTAAAGTAAATTTAAGTTGGTGAGATGCATCCCGCATTTCGGACAATTGCCGGGTTCATTTGAAACTACCTGGCTTTCGGTCATGGGACAATGATAAACTTCGCTGTTATCAGTTTTTTCCACCGGCACCAAGTCCATGCCGCATTCGACGCATTTGCCTTCCCCATATTGAAGGACATGAAAATGCTCAGGCATGGGACAGGTATATATCCCCGATGATTCAAGTGTTTTGTGTTCTTCGATAGTATCTATCTGGTGATCATTATCAGTGATTTCGGCCTGTTTATTATGAGTATCTTTATCCTGGCTATGCTGATGAGTAAACGCCAATGATTTATTTAAACGGCTTTCGGAGTCAAGCAGGAATTGACCGGAAGCTGCCACTTCTTCACTTTCGAATAACCCCGAGATGATTTCTATATAATCATCACTTCCAACCGCTCCGGTTTTTACGAGTCGAGGTTCATAAGAACCATCGGAGTTGGTGATATATACGATTTTCTTTTTGCCGGAATTGATTACAGCTTTTGATGGCAAGGTTATTTGATTACGCGGCAGCTGCGATTCAAATGATATTTCGGCATACATTTCCGGTTTAAGTTGGAAATCGGGATTGTCAATATCCGGGCGAACCTCTACTTGGCGATTTCTATCAAGATAGGGAGAAATATAGGATACATTAGCTTCGAAAACAGCGCCCGGTAAATAAAAATCGGTTAGACCAGCCAGACGACTGCCGCTTCTTACATGACAATCAGCACATTTCAGGCTTTTCTCTTTCGGACTAACCATTGAGAGGATTAATCGCTGCCGGAAAAGAGTCAACAGTATCACCCAATATATAATGATCTGCCGTTCCATTAAACCAGATATAATCAGGGACCACATTCTTCTCCCATGCGAGCTTCACTTTAATGGATAAGTACGTATGTTCCCCATCCTCGTTTTCCTGAGTACTTACTTCAGTGAGCACAAAAAATAGGTACAAATCAATCTCCATCCGAAAAATCCAGGCTAATACAATATATTGACAAAAGGTTCAATTATGTCGTTTATATATGTGTATGGAAGCCTTGAAATATATTAAGGAAAATTCATTATTCGCTGGTCTTAACGGCAACGAATTACAATCGCTATCAGACACCATTACCATAAAAAGACTAAAGAAAGGTGAAATACTGTTCTTTGATGGCGATGCGGCTTCAGGTTTTTATACAGTGCTTGAGGGCAAGATTAGAGTATTCAAGTCTAATCCGGATGGCAAGGAATATACTATTCATGTGATTACTTCGGGGCAAATTTTCGGGGAAGTGGCCATTTTTGAGGGTAAACATTTTCCTGCCAGCAGTATCGCTATCGAAAATTCAGTAGTTGGCTTTTTCCCTAAGGATCGTTTCCTCGCTTTGATTAAAGAATATCCCAATATCTCGCTTAAAATAATCGGCTCGCTTGCCAGGTTTCTGCGCGAGTATAATGAAATGGTTGAAGATTTAGCTCTCAAAGAAGTGTCTGCTCGAATCGCCAGATATTTATTAACCAAAGCCGGGGAAACTAATAAAAAAGTGATAGATTTAGATATAAAGAAGACAGAGTTGGCTTTGAAACTTGGCACAATTGGCGAGACCTTATCCAGAAATTTGAGGAAGATGAAGGATAATGAAATCATACGGGTTGATAACCAACAAATAACTATTCTTGATTTTGACCGTTTAAACTCCATCGCCGATGGTGAAAAACTTTGATTCCTTGACTTAAGTCAAAGATTAATTTAGTCCATATTGCGATATATATTTAATGAAAACTAAAGATTAGCTAATTGACTAAGTAATTGGCTTATGTGATAACATCACAAAGAAAAAGAGGAATAACATGTATTGTTTTCAATGTCAG containing:
- a CDS encoding GNAT family N-acetyltransferase; the encoded protein is MAIALSPFQKQAVVSDNKINLALKEALKNPLKNADIIADLTQFRYDCDILIKVSENDSITAVCYYKDLPYNNINILPGNIDDIKLLVAQLTQKYPNLLNQPVFGLYDSAVAGIIENFYQITQKTPEIKMTLSNTDIPEMLFDASKYKLEQLTTQDVVQISYLFSLIPSMAWTPKALSFGPYYGAFYNNNLVCIAGVHFAVNGVTEVGNIVTHFKHRRQNLAYCCTKAVIEKVKETCSNIFLCVFASETSAIRLYEKMGFEKIEDLILVQYYLK
- a CDS encoding Crp/Fnr family transcriptional regulator — encoded protein: MEALKYIKENSLFAGLNGNELQSLSDTITIKRLKKGEILFFDGDAASGFYTVLEGKIRVFKSNPDGKEYTIHVITSGQIFGEVAIFEGKHFPASSIAIENSVVGFFPKDRFLALIKEYPNISLKIIGSLARFLREYNEMVEDLALKEVSARIARYLLTKAGETNKKVIDLDIKKTELALKLGTIGETLSRNLRKMKDNEIIRVDNQQITILDFDRLNSIADGEKL